A single window of Butyricicoccus intestinisimiae DNA harbors:
- a CDS encoding CpsB/CapC family capsule biosynthesis tyrosine phosphatase, whose product MNQVLTDIHQHLIWGMDDGANSRETMFSMLREAHRQGIKTVVATSHAEPGANTILHPRNYWERRFTKYMLQEGGVDAIASDAHNCENRPVNLEAAYQWLVLHTDAAYAQELVTFSGELI is encoded by the coding sequence ATGAACCAAGTATTGACGGATATTCACCAACATTTGATATGGGGGATGGATGATGGCGCAAATTCAAGGGAAACCATGTTCTCTATGCTCCGGGAGGCTCACCGCCAAGGCATTAAAACAGTCGTGGCCACATCTCATGCAGAACCGGGTGCAAATACGATTCTGCACCCTCGAAACTATTGGGAGCGGAGATTTACGAAATATATGTTGCAGGAAGGCGGGGTGGATGCAATTGCATCGGATGCACATAACTGTGAAAACAGGCCGGTGAATCTGGAAGCGGCGTATCAATGGCTTGTCCTTCATACAGATGCGGCATATGCGCAGGAATTAGTGACCTTTAGCGGTGAGCTGATATGA
- a CDS encoding glycosyltransferase, translated as MKITLIANDTTFIYNLRREVLAKLVEEGHQVTVLCQFLSHREALEQIGCRLYDIPIGRRSTNPLADLKLLCKFFQILRTIKPDVVLTNNIKPNVYAGIVCRVLGIKYIPNITGLGTPVENSGKLQFLATRLYKYGVAGADTIFFQNEENVRFFEQHHMMSKKSHLCLLPGSGVNLQAHPELPYSPGDVVHFLFVARLLLETM; from the coding sequence TTGAAAATCACGCTCATTGCAAATGACACAACATTCATCTATAACCTTCGACGGGAAGTTCTTGCAAAACTGGTCGAAGAAGGTCATCAGGTAACCGTATTGTGTCAGTTTCTCTCCCATAGAGAAGCGTTGGAACAGATTGGTTGCAGGTTGTATGATATCCCGATAGGCAGACGAAGCACAAATCCTTTGGCAGATCTAAAACTGCTTTGCAAGTTTTTTCAGATACTGAGAACAATAAAGCCGGATGTTGTTCTTACAAACAACATAAAGCCCAACGTATACGCAGGGATTGTCTGTCGCGTATTGGGCATTAAATATATTCCCAATATCACCGGTCTTGGGACGCCCGTTGAGAACTCCGGAAAACTGCAATTTCTGGCAACCCGTTTGTATAAATACGGAGTTGCTGGGGCAGATACCATTTTCTTTCAAAATGAGGAGAATGTGCGTTTTTTTGAGCAGCATCATATGATGTCGAAGAAATCTCATCTGTGTCTGTTGCCAGGTTCGGGCGTAAATCTTCAGGCACATCCGGAGCTTCCTTACTCGCCCGGTGATGTTGTTCATTTTCTTTTTGTGGCTCGTCTGCTTTTGGAAACGATGTGA
- a CDS encoding polysaccharide biosynthesis tyrosine autokinase: MSGESKEHKNNRMESKTVDLVGMFFRILERFWIVLVCAVICGILAENSVTTYSATSKLYIVNKDSSGVNIADLQLGTALTLDYQEVFKTWEVYKMVTEELDLLYSYQQMQSMLTISNPEDTRILYITVTHPDAKMAADIANSYAKAAKIFIANTMEGVEPSDFSVAMEPSVGNGASAVIGFVGGGVLAVAILAILFVLDNRPRSPESIQQYGGIPTLSVFPANKNKRHAGKFTSEKKKTAAKKPERSGNCLEISNFQPLDYVCHEAMNTLCTNLSYCGKDIRKIMITSRYAGEGKSYIAMNLLCTLSQLGKKTVLVDADLRASGIQSDYRLRYSTQNHYGLSEYLSGICSLKEAVYQTDWPNTYMIPAGHEAPNPLQLLDTQAMGDLIEQLAGQFDVVLIDTPPVGILVDAVALAKFCDGALLVVGYCKGKQQEIKDAVESIKQTGCKVLGAVLNGVKFNSMSNRHYYYSSERYAGHYNKRYYTSKEKKQ; the protein is encoded by the coding sequence ATGTCTGGCGAGAGTAAAGAACATAAAAATAACAGGATGGAGTCTAAGACCGTCGATCTGGTGGGAATGTTTTTTCGCATTCTGGAAAGATTCTGGATTGTGCTGGTATGTGCTGTTATTTGCGGAATACTTGCTGAAAACAGTGTGACGACCTACAGCGCAACATCAAAGCTCTATATTGTGAACAAGGACAGTTCTGGTGTCAATATTGCAGACCTGCAATTGGGAACGGCGCTGACACTGGACTATCAGGAAGTTTTCAAAACATGGGAAGTTTACAAAATGGTGACTGAGGAATTGGATCTTCTTTATTCCTATCAACAAATGCAGTCTATGCTGACCATCAGCAACCCGGAAGATACCCGTATTCTTTATATTACGGTTACGCATCCAGATGCAAAAATGGCAGCGGACATCGCCAATTCTTATGCCAAGGCCGCAAAAATATTCATCGCCAATACCATGGAGGGTGTTGAACCCAGCGACTTTTCTGTTGCCATGGAACCCAGTGTCGGTAATGGCGCAAGTGCAGTCATTGGTTTTGTTGGCGGTGGCGTGCTGGCGGTGGCGATTCTTGCGATTCTGTTTGTGTTGGACAACCGCCCTCGTTCTCCGGAATCGATACAGCAGTACGGCGGTATTCCCACACTGTCCGTATTCCCTGCTAATAAAAATAAGCGTCATGCAGGAAAGTTTACATCGGAGAAAAAGAAAACGGCCGCAAAGAAGCCTGAGAGAAGCGGCAATTGCCTGGAAATCTCAAACTTTCAGCCATTGGATTATGTGTGCCATGAGGCAATGAATACCCTTTGTACCAATCTATCCTACTGTGGCAAGGATATTCGCAAGATCATGATTACCAGCCGCTACGCAGGAGAAGGAAAATCCTATATTGCCATGAATCTTCTGTGTACACTGTCTCAGCTCGGAAAAAAGACGGTTTTGGTAGACGCGGATTTGCGGGCATCAGGGATTCAAAGTGACTATCGTTTGAGATACAGCACACAAAATCATTATGGTCTGTCAGAATATCTGTCCGGCATTTGCAGTCTGAAGGAAGCTGTTTATCAGACGGATTGGCCGAATACATACATGATTCCTGCTGGACATGAAGCGCCTAATCCGCTTCAGCTTTTGGATACTCAGGCTATGGGTGATCTGATCGAGCAGCTTGCAGGACAGTTTGATGTAGTGTTGATAGATACACCTCCTGTAGGAATACTGGTGGACGCAGTTGCTCTGGCGAAATTCTGTGACGGTGCCCTGTTAGTAGTTGGTTACTGCAAGGGTAAGCAGCAGGAAATTAAAGATGCGGTTGAAAGCATCAAGCAGACAGGATGTAAAGTGCTGGGGGCGGTTCTCAATGGCGTAAAGTTCAACAGCATGAGTAACCGGCATTACTATTACAGCTCCGAGCGTTATGCTGGTCACTATAACAAGCGTTATTACACAAGCAAAGAGAAAAAACAATGA